The Streptomyces sp. NBC_01268 genome window below encodes:
- a CDS encoding helix-hairpin-helix domain-containing protein: MSRPPSLLPSRKERLWLAVRERLPLWVQSRCGLERRSLAALAVVLVVAAGVAGAFFWTGRPQQVRAPEVVGAARPLPGTGPSPDERGGALPPGPDPAPSPASAAPVVVVDVGGKVRRPGVLTLPAGSRVADALRAAGGVRPGADLSGLNRARVLVDGEQVLVGLPGAGAAPAGAGAAAGPSGASGPAQPLSLNAATVEQLDTLPGVGPVLARHIVEHRVEHGGFRSVDELREVNGIGERRFADLERLVRP; the protein is encoded by the coding sequence GTGTCGCGGCCGCCGTCGCTGCTGCCGTCGCGCAAGGAGCGCCTGTGGCTCGCGGTGCGGGAGCGGCTGCCGTTGTGGGTGCAGTCGCGGTGCGGGCTCGAACGGCGGTCGCTGGCCGCGCTCGCCGTGGTCCTCGTGGTGGCGGCGGGCGTCGCGGGCGCGTTCTTCTGGACGGGGCGGCCCCAGCAGGTCAGGGCGCCGGAGGTGGTGGGCGCGGCCCGTCCGCTGCCCGGGACCGGGCCGTCCCCCGACGAGCGGGGAGGCGCCTTGCCTCCGGGCCCGGACCCGGCTCCGTCCCCCGCCTCGGCGGCGCCCGTGGTCGTCGTGGACGTCGGCGGCAAGGTACGCAGGCCGGGGGTGCTCACGCTGCCCGCCGGCTCCAGGGTCGCCGACGCCCTGCGTGCGGCGGGCGGTGTCCGCCCGGGTGCGGACCTCTCGGGCCTCAACCGGGCCCGGGTCCTCGTGGACGGCGAGCAGGTCCTGGTCGGGCTGCCGGGTGCCGGGGCCGCCCCGGCGGGCGCGGGAGCGGCGGCGGGGCCGTCCGGGGCTTCGGGCCCCGCCCAGCCGCTGAGCCTCAACGCGGCGACCGTGGAGCAGCTCGACACGCTGCCGGGAGTGGGCCCGGTGCTGGCCCGGCACATCGTGGAGCACCGCGTCGAGCACGGCGGGTTCCGTTCGGTCGACGAGCTGCGTGAGGTCAACGGGATCGGTGAGCGCCGGTTCGCGGACCTCGAACGGCTGGTGCGGCCGTGA
- a CDS encoding DegV family protein, with protein sequence MSRHVAIVTDSTAYLPPQTMERHAITSVPLTVVIGDRALEEGTEISARSLAEALQKRRSVTTSRPGPEVFAAAYRAAAEGGARGVVSLHLSAEFSGTYDAAVVAAKDAPVPVRVVDTRMVGMALGFCALAAAEVADAGGSLDEAVAAAEKRAEGTSAFFYVDTLDYLRRGGRIGAAQALLGSALAVKPLLELDGGRIELREKVRTASKAIARLEEIAVERAGAGPVDIAVHHLAAPDRAAALAERLRGRLSAIEELQVTEVGAVIGAHTGPGLLAVVVSPR encoded by the coding sequence ATGTCCCGGCATGTCGCGATCGTCACCGATTCCACGGCCTACCTGCCACCCCAGACGATGGAGCGGCACGCCATCACCTCCGTCCCGCTCACCGTCGTCATCGGCGACCGTGCGCTGGAGGAGGGCACCGAGATCTCGGCCCGTTCCCTCGCCGAGGCGCTGCAGAAGCGTCGCTCGGTGACCACCTCGCGGCCCGGCCCCGAGGTCTTCGCCGCCGCCTACCGCGCGGCCGCGGAGGGGGGCGCCCGCGGCGTCGTCTCGCTGCACCTGTCCGCCGAGTTCTCCGGCACCTACGACGCCGCCGTGGTGGCCGCCAAGGACGCCCCCGTGCCGGTACGGGTCGTCGACACCCGGATGGTGGGGATGGCGCTCGGCTTCTGCGCCCTGGCCGCCGCCGAGGTCGCCGACGCGGGCGGCTCGCTCGACGAGGCCGTCGCGGCGGCCGAGAAGCGGGCCGAGGGGACCTCCGCCTTCTTCTACGTCGACACCCTCGACTACCTGCGCCGGGGCGGGCGCATCGGGGCGGCGCAGGCTCTCCTCGGCTCCGCGCTGGCCGTGAAGCCGCTGCTCGAACTGGACGGCGGCCGGATCGAGCTGCGCGAGAAGGTGCGCACGGCCTCGAAGGCCATCGCCCGGCTGGAGGAGATCGCGGTCGAACGGGCCGGCGCCGGACCCGTCGACATCGCCGTGCACCACCTCGCCGCCCCCGACCGCGCCGCCGCGCTGGCCGAGCGCCTGCGGGGCCGGCTGTCGGCGATCGAGGAGCTGCAGGTCACCGAGGTGGGCGCGGTGATCGGCGCGCACACGGGACCGGGGCTGCTCGCGGTGGTCGTCTCTCCGCGCTGA
- the leuS gene encoding leucine--tRNA ligase — MTEINTAAETAAQHRYTAAMAADIEARWQDAWDAEGTYEAPNPTGDLAGDAAVVARPKKFIMDMFPYPSGAGLHVGHPLGYIATDVFARHARMTGHNVLHTLGFDAFGLPAEQYAVQTGTHPRVSTEANMENMKVQLRRLGLGHDKRRSFATIDPEYYRWTQWIFLQIFNSWYDTDAAKARPIAELVEQFENGTREVPGGRDWNALSAVERADVLGEYRLAYASDAPVNWCPGLGTVLANEEVTADGRSERGNFPVFKAKLRQWNMRITAYADRLLDDLDALDWPEAIKLQQRNWIGRSEGARVDFQVGDAGAITVFTTRQDTLFGATYMVLAPEHELVEKIVPTAWPEGTHAVWTGGHATPAEAVDAYRKQAASKSDVERQADAKEKTGVFTGAYATNPVSGEQVPVFIADYVLMGYGTGAIMAVPAHDSRDFAFARAFELPMRCVVEPSDDRGTDPSTWDEAFSSYEAKLVNSSNEDVALDGLGVVDAKEKITAWLADRGIGEGTVNFRLRDWLFSRQRYWGEPFPIVYDEDGVAHPLPESMLPLELPEVEDYSPRTFDPDDADTQPETPLSRNEDWVYVTLDLGDGAGPKKYRRETNTMPNWAGSCWYELRYLDPRNDRELVDPAVEQYWMGPREGMPTGGVDLYVGGAEHAVLHLLYARFWSKMLFDLGHVSSAEPFHKLYNQGMIQAFVYRDARGIAVPAAEVEERDGAFWYEGEKVSRVLGKMGKSLKNAVTPDEICGEYGADTLRLYEMAMGPLDVSRPWDTRAVVGQYRLLQRLWRNIVDEATGEATVVDAPADEDTLRALHKAIDGVSQDMVAMRFNTAIAKITELNNHLTKSGGALSRPVAEQLVLLVAPLAPHIAEELWHRLGHNESVVHQDFPVADPAYVVDETVTCVVQIKGKVKARLEVSPSITDAELEALALGDANVVAALGGAEIRKVIVRAPKLVNIVA; from the coding sequence ATGACCGAGATCAACACGGCTGCCGAGACGGCGGCCCAGCATCGCTACACGGCGGCCATGGCCGCCGACATCGAGGCACGCTGGCAGGACGCCTGGGACGCCGAGGGCACCTACGAGGCCCCGAACCCCACCGGCGACCTGGCCGGGGACGCGGCCGTGGTGGCCCGCCCCAAGAAGTTCATCATGGACATGTTCCCGTACCCCTCCGGTGCGGGCCTGCACGTCGGTCACCCCCTGGGGTACATCGCCACCGACGTCTTCGCCCGTCACGCGCGCATGACCGGGCACAACGTCCTGCACACCCTGGGCTTCGACGCCTTCGGCCTGCCGGCCGAGCAGTACGCCGTGCAGACCGGCACGCACCCGCGCGTGTCGACCGAGGCCAACATGGAGAACATGAAGGTCCAGCTGCGCCGGCTGGGCCTGGGCCACGACAAGCGCCGGTCGTTCGCCACGATCGACCCGGAGTACTACCGCTGGACCCAGTGGATCTTCCTGCAGATCTTCAACTCCTGGTACGACACGGACGCCGCCAAGGCCCGACCGATCGCCGAGCTGGTCGAGCAGTTCGAGAACGGCACCCGCGAGGTCCCCGGCGGCCGTGACTGGAACGCCCTGAGCGCCGTCGAGCGCGCCGACGTCCTGGGCGAGTACCGGCTGGCGTACGCCTCCGACGCCCCGGTCAACTGGTGCCCCGGCCTGGGCACCGTCCTGGCCAACGAGGAGGTCACCGCCGACGGACGCTCCGAGCGCGGCAACTTCCCCGTCTTCAAGGCCAAGCTGCGCCAGTGGAACATGCGCATCACCGCCTACGCGGACCGCCTGCTGGACGACCTGGACGCGCTGGACTGGCCCGAGGCCATCAAGCTGCAGCAGCGCAACTGGATCGGCCGCTCCGAGGGCGCGCGCGTCGACTTCCAGGTCGGCGACGCCGGTGCCATCACCGTCTTCACCACCCGCCAGGACACCCTGTTCGGCGCCACCTACATGGTGCTGGCCCCCGAACACGAGCTGGTCGAGAAGATCGTCCCGACCGCCTGGCCCGAGGGCACCCACGCCGTGTGGACCGGCGGGCACGCCACCCCGGCCGAGGCCGTCGACGCCTACCGCAAGCAGGCCGCCTCGAAGTCCGACGTCGAGCGGCAGGCCGACGCCAAGGAGAAGACCGGCGTCTTCACCGGCGCGTACGCGACCAACCCGGTCAGCGGCGAGCAGGTCCCCGTCTTCATCGCCGACTACGTCCTGATGGGCTACGGCACCGGCGCGATCATGGCCGTCCCGGCGCACGACAGCCGCGACTTCGCCTTCGCGCGCGCCTTCGAGCTGCCGATGCGCTGCGTCGTGGAGCCCTCCGACGACCGCGGCACCGACCCGTCCACCTGGGACGAGGCCTTCTCCTCCTACGAGGCGAAGCTGGTCAACTCCTCCAACGAGGACGTGGCCCTGGACGGCCTGGGCGTCGTCGACGCCAAGGAGAAGATCACCGCCTGGCTGGCCGACCGCGGCATCGGCGAGGGCACGGTCAACTTCCGACTGCGCGACTGGCTGTTCAGCCGCCAGCGCTACTGGGGCGAGCCCTTCCCGATCGTCTACGACGAGGACGGCGTCGCCCACCCGCTGCCCGAGTCCATGCTGCCGCTGGAGCTGCCGGAGGTCGAGGACTACTCGCCGCGCACCTTCGACCCGGACGACGCGGACACCCAGCCGGAGACCCCGCTGTCGCGCAACGAGGACTGGGTCTACGTGACCCTGGACCTGGGCGACGGCGCCGGGCCGAAGAAGTACCGCCGCGAGACCAACACCATGCCCAACTGGGCCGGTTCCTGCTGGTACGAGCTGCGCTACCTGGACCCGCGCAACGACCGGGAGCTGGTCGACCCCGCCGTCGAGCAGTACTGGATGGGGCCGCGCGAGGGCATGCCCACCGGTGGCGTCGACCTGTACGTCGGCGGTGCCGAGCACGCCGTGCTGCACCTGCTGTACGCGCGCTTCTGGTCCAAGATGCTGTTCGACCTGGGCCACGTCTCCTCGGCCGAGCCGTTCCACAAGCTGTACAACCAGGGCATGATCCAGGCCTTCGTCTACCGGGACGCCCGCGGCATCGCGGTCCCGGCCGCCGAGGTCGAGGAGCGCGACGGGGCGTTCTGGTACGAGGGCGAGAAGGTCAGCCGCGTCCTGGGCAAGATGGGCAAGTCCCTGAAGAACGCGGTCACCCCGGACGAGATCTGCGGCGAGTACGGCGCCGACACGCTGCGCCTGTACGAGATGGCCATGGGCCCGCTGGACGTCTCCCGCCCGTGGGACACCCGCGCCGTGGTCGGCCAGTACCGGCTGCTGCAGCGGCTGTGGCGCAACATCGTCGACGAGGCGACCGGTGAGGCCACCGTCGTGGACGCGCCGGCCGACGAGGACACCCTGCGCGCCCTGCACAAGGCCATCGACGGGGTCTCCCAGGACATGGTCGCGATGCGCTTCAACACCGCCATCGCGAAGATCACCGAGCTGAACAACCACCTGACCAAGTCCGGTGGCGCGCTGTCCCGCCCGGTCGCCGAGCAGCTGGTGCTGCTGGTCGCCCCGCTGGCCCCGCACATCGCCGAGGAGCTGTGGCACCGCCTGGGCCACAACGAGTCGGTCGTCCACCAGGACTTCCCGGTCGCCGACCCGGCGTACGTCGTGGACGAGACCGTGACCTGCGTCGTGCAGATCAAGGGCAAGGTCAAGGCGCGCCTGGAGGTCTCCCCGTCGATCACCGACGCGGAGCTGGAGGCGCTGGCGCTGGGCGACGCGAACGTGGTCGCCGCGCTGGGCGGTGCCGAGATCCGCAAGGTGATCGTCCGCGCGCCGAAGCTGGTCAACATCGTCGCCTGA
- a CDS encoding glycosyltransferase 87 family protein, with protein sequence MTESVLARSPARRWPLATAATVCLLSFAAFWVAQRLAHVNMLDVMVYRAEGETLRAGGDLYAMRATSANLAMTYPPFAAVLFVPLTLVGVPLMRTLTTAGNLLLVVALVQLSLQLVRPALSRAGARADLWRTTLWVAAIVVWCEPVWTTLRYGQINLLVAVAVLWDLTRREGSRWAGLGIGLATAVKLTPGLFVVLLLAAGLLLWRRDRALNQWLRTAFTATGVFLGTTLAMALALPADSKKFWTRTLFETGRVGHAEETANQSISGVLARLMHTDAPGLWWVAAAALLGGAAMTVAVRAAVRGDRAVAVIVTAFTALMISPISWSHHWVWCVPLLILLYDRTTRFFPVTGVVALAFASFALWWVPHDPGRPELDQNAGQMLLSAVYPLTATAVFAGYLLARRRAVTGANPAGPDASVRAAVETTGLHEPREAPRAAAQAVAKE encoded by the coding sequence GTGACCGAGTCCGTGCTTGCCCGATCCCCCGCCCGCAGGTGGCCCCTGGCCACCGCCGCGACCGTCTGTCTGCTCTCGTTCGCGGCCTTCTGGGTGGCTCAACGCCTCGCCCACGTGAACATGCTCGACGTGATGGTCTACCGGGCCGAGGGCGAGACGCTGCGGGCCGGCGGCGACCTCTACGCGATGCGCGCCACGTCGGCGAACCTCGCCATGACCTATCCGCCGTTCGCCGCCGTGCTCTTCGTGCCGCTGACCCTGGTGGGCGTCCCGCTGATGCGGACGCTCACCACCGCGGGGAACCTGCTCCTGGTGGTGGCGCTGGTCCAGCTGTCGCTCCAGCTGGTCCGCCCGGCGCTGTCCCGGGCCGGGGCCCGCGCCGATCTATGGCGTACGACACTGTGGGTCGCCGCGATCGTGGTCTGGTGCGAGCCGGTGTGGACGACGCTGCGGTACGGCCAGATCAACCTGCTCGTCGCGGTGGCGGTGCTGTGGGATCTGACACGCCGCGAGGGCAGCCGCTGGGCCGGCCTGGGCATCGGCCTCGCGACCGCGGTGAAGCTGACCCCGGGTCTCTTCGTCGTCCTGCTGCTCGCCGCCGGGCTGCTGCTGTGGCGCCGGGACCGGGCCCTGAACCAGTGGCTGCGGACGGCGTTCACGGCGACCGGGGTCTTCCTGGGGACGACGCTGGCGATGGCGCTGGCCCTGCCCGCCGACTCGAAGAAGTTCTGGACCCGGACCCTGTTCGAGACGGGCCGGGTCGGTCACGCCGAGGAGACCGCCAACCAGTCCATCAGCGGCGTCCTGGCCCGGCTGATGCACACCGACGCCCCCGGCCTGTGGTGGGTGGCGGCGGCCGCCCTCCTGGGCGGCGCGGCGATGACCGTCGCGGTCCGGGCCGCGGTGCGCGGCGACAGGGCGGTGGCCGTGATCGTCACCGCGTTCACGGCGCTGATGATCAGCCCGATCTCCTGGTCCCACCACTGGGTGTGGTGCGTGCCGCTGCTGATCCTGCTGTACGACCGGACCACGCGCTTCTTCCCCGTGACGGGAGTCGTGGCACTGGCCTTCGCCTCGTTCGCGCTGTGGTGGGTCCCGCACGACCCGGGCCGCCCCGAACTGGACCAGAACGCGGGCCAGATGCTGCTCTCCGCGGTCTACCCGCTGACGGCGACGGCGGTGTTCGCCGGCTACCTGCTCGCGCGCCGCCGGGCGGTCACCGGCGCGAACCCGGCCGGGCCGGACGCTTCTGTGCGCGCGGCCGTCGAAACCACCGGGCTCCACGAGCCCCGCGAGGCTCCGCGGGCGGCCGCTCAGGCCGTCGCGAAGGAGTAG
- a CDS encoding MFS transporter, producing the protein MTTTTTRPVLSKDGGTDNRRGPLLAVVLAAQFMALLDAFIVNVAAPTIRLELSASGAGIQLVVAGYSIAYAVLLITGARLGDLVGHRRMYLAGLALFTAASLACGLAAGTGQLIAFRVAQGAGSALMIPQVLSLIQRNFTGEGRVRALGAYSAVLATGAAAGQVAGGILVSADLFGTGWRPVFLVNVPIGLVLLVLGAKLLPRDARTDRERAHALDLPGLLLLAATVSLLTVPLVLGQEADWPLWTWLSLGGSALFLVAFGAYESRLARRGGAPLIAPRVLRIPGIGRAALRIAAVMGVNAGFLFTLTLHLQGGLGHSALRAGLTFAPTAAVFGVVGLTWRRWPASWQPRLVPCGFLLTAAAALAVGGVLRDGGDGGRQLYPVLCVMGVGLALAFSPALTGALATVRPEDAADASGLLATVTQLGQLIGVAAFGTLYLGGITAPGARASADALWVCAFALAATALAGAVTGLVRRRR; encoded by the coding sequence ACGTCCCGTACTCAGTAAAGACGGTGGCACCGACAATCGGCGCGGTCCGCTGCTCGCCGTCGTGCTCGCCGCCCAGTTCATGGCGCTGCTCGACGCCTTCATCGTCAACGTCGCCGCCCCCACCATCCGCCTCGAACTCTCCGCCTCCGGGGCCGGGATCCAGCTGGTCGTCGCCGGATACTCCATCGCCTACGCCGTGTTGCTCATCACCGGGGCCCGCCTCGGCGACCTGGTCGGCCACCGGCGCATGTACCTCGCCGGCCTCGCGCTCTTCACCGCCGCCTCGCTCGCCTGCGGACTGGCCGCCGGCACCGGCCAGTTGATCGCCTTCCGGGTGGCGCAGGGTGCCGGATCGGCGCTGATGATCCCTCAGGTGCTCAGCCTCATCCAGCGCAACTTCACCGGTGAGGGCCGGGTACGGGCGCTCGGCGCCTACTCGGCCGTTCTCGCCACCGGTGCCGCCGCCGGGCAGGTCGCCGGCGGAATCCTGGTCAGCGCCGACCTGTTCGGCACCGGCTGGCGGCCGGTCTTCCTGGTCAACGTGCCCATCGGGCTCGTCCTGCTGGTCCTCGGCGCCAAGCTGCTGCCCCGCGACGCGCGCACCGACCGCGAGCGGGCCCACGCGCTCGACCTGCCGGGACTGCTCCTGCTCGCCGCCACGGTGTCCCTGCTCACCGTCCCGCTCGTCCTGGGACAGGAGGCGGACTGGCCGCTGTGGACCTGGCTCTCCCTGGGCGGCTCCGCGCTCTTCCTGGTCGCCTTCGGCGCGTACGAGTCCCGGCTCGCCCGCCGCGGCGGCGCCCCGCTCATCGCCCCACGGGTCCTGCGGATCCCCGGCATCGGGCGGGCCGCCCTGCGCATCGCCGCGGTCATGGGCGTCAACGCGGGCTTCCTGTTCACCCTCACCCTGCACCTCCAGGGCGGGCTCGGGCACAGCGCCCTGCGGGCCGGGCTCACCTTCGCGCCCACCGCCGCCGTCTTCGGGGTCGTCGGCCTCACCTGGAGGCGCTGGCCGGCCTCCTGGCAGCCGCGCCTGGTCCCGTGCGGCTTCCTGCTGACGGCCGCCGCCGCGCTCGCCGTGGGCGGCGTCCTGAGGGACGGCGGAGACGGCGGCCGGCAGCTCTACCCGGTGCTGTGCGTCATGGGCGTCGGCCTCGCCCTGGCCTTCAGCCCCGCCCTGACCGGCGCGCTCGCGACCGTCCGGCCCGAGGACGCGGCCGACGCCAGCGGGCTGCTCGCCACCGTCACCCAGCTCGGGCAGCTGATCGGGGTCGCCGCCTTCGGCACCCTCTACCTCGGCGGGATCACCGCACCGGGGGCGCGCGCGTCAGCCGACGCGCTGTGGGTGTGCGCCTTCGCGCTGGCGGCGACGGCGCTGGCGGGGGCTGTCACGGGGCTCGTCCGGCGACGGCGCTGA